Sequence from the Notamacropus eugenii isolate mMacEug1 chromosome 6, mMacEug1.pri_v2, whole genome shotgun sequence genome:
aaatcatctcacaaaaaagagagaagaaagaacttttacaatggaggggaagggggtagatgaaagggaataagtgagccttactctcatgggatttgctTTAAGAAGAgtataacacacactcaattgggtatggaactCTATTTTACTTtgcaggaaggcaggagggaaggggataggagagggaagataaaaaagaacaacaaattgaggaaagagataatcagaagcaaatactattgtggggCAACAGgtcagggagagaatggaataaatggagggcaggacaggatagagggaaatgtggttagtcttttataacatgactgttatggaagtgctttgcatgactacacgtgTATGACCTATTtctaattgcttgctttctcaatgagggtgggtagggagggagcaagagaataaggaactcaaagctttaagaatgaatgttaaaaactgtttttgcatgcagctgggaaataagatgtacaggaaatgggatatagaaatcttttttgccctacagaaaagtagaggggagggagatgtaaGAAGAAggagggttgatagaagggaggacagagtaAAGGAAGGGGTTGATGGGGTACAtattgtcttggggtggagggtgggagaaatggggagaaaatttggaattcaaattctcttgtggaagtcaatgttaaaaactgaaaaataaattatataattaaaaataaaaaggttttcactgatatatttttatatcaccctAATTTATCCAATtatccctctttctcccccttccagaGTCATCCCATATAAagtagtaatttttaaaagcttctaattaattaatttttagttttcaacactcatttccacatgattttgagttccaaattttttccccatctcccctcccccaccccaagaaactgtgcattctgattactccttccccctatctgccctcccttctaccacaccctttccttcccttattcccatcttctctgttttcttgtagggcaagacagatttttatccccattacctgtatttcttatttcccagatgcattcaaaaacaattctcaacatttgttcctaaaacgttgagttccaacttctctccctccccattcatctccactgagaagacaagcaattcaatataggctatacatgtgtaattatgcaaaagacttccataataatcatgttgtaaaagactaactgtatttccctccatcctatctacctgcccctcatttattctcttctcccttttgaccttgtccctccccaaaagtgtttacttgtaattaccccctcctctcatttgccttcccttctatcgtTCCCTcaacacctcacttatccccttctcccctactttcctgtagtgtaagatagattttcataccaaaaggagtgtgcatgttatttcttccttgagtcaaatgtgataagagtaagcttcactttttccctctcatctccccccttttctcctctgttgaaaaacctttttcatgcctcttttatgagataatttgccccattcctttcctccctttctcctcccaatatattcctctctcactccttaattttatttttttagatatcattccttctattcaactcatcctgtgccttctgtctatatgtatataatctctccaactaccccaatactgagaaaagtctcaagagctacaaatattatctttccacgtaagaatgtaaatagtccaactctagtaagtcctttattcttttcatcaagaatgtttgaaagttctctatttcactgaatgatcatttttcccctgaagttttatacttaggtgattcttggttttagtcctagttcctttgacttctggaatatcctattccacgcccttcgatcccttaatgtagaagctgctagatcttgtgttatcctgattgtatttccacaatacttgaattatttctttctcgctgcttgcaatattttctccttgacctgggaactctggaatttggctataatatttctaagagtttttctttttggagctctttcaagaagcgattggtggattctttcaatatttattttaccctctggttctagaatatcagggcaattttccttgataatttcatgaaagatgatgtctaggttcttttttgatcatggctttcaggtagccccgtaatttttaaattgtctctcctgggtctattttccaggtcagttgtttttccaatgagatatttcacattgtcttctttttttttcattcctttggttttgttttataagttcttggtttctcatgaagtcattagcttccatctgctccattctaatttttaaagaactattctcttcagtgagcttttgaacttccctttccacttggctaattctgctttttaaagcattcttttcctcattgcctttttggacctcttttgccatttgggttagcctatttttaaaggttttattttcttcagcatttttttgggtctcctttagcaagctcttgacttgcttttcatgattttcttgcatcactctcatttctcttcccaatttttcttccacctctcttacttcattttcaaaatcctttttgaactcttccatggcctgagacagttgcatatttttttggaggttttggatgtagaagccttaacttttatgtcttcctctgatggtatgctttgttcttcctcatccaaaaggatggaagaaaatacctgttcaccaagaaagtaaccttctatagtcttattttccctcctttttggcattttcccagtcagttcctTAACTTTGAGTGCCTTGTTAAGTGGAAGGTAtattctagggatctgtaaattctcagtttctccaagatggcacaatcaagggagaggagcttactcctctcctggcctgcactctgcccgggatctgtgagtaggattccctctccagagtctccaccagctccaccatgccagcactcctcctcaccccaggaccaccactcaggactgagacccagatcagtggctcaattctcccagggtctttagatgGAGGATTCCAAGAATGGAGGCTGCAGCATTGGCTGCCACTGCCCTAGGGCTGAGGCTAGggctggaccctgctcccttctcacccaggtgaacgagctttctcactgaccttggaagctctctttggtgtttgtgggttgggTAATCTGGAAACTGCATCTGTTACCCATGAAttcatgccctgaagcctgctccagtcctgtccttgctatGCTCTGCACCTGATAGACCTTtactgtcagccttccaggctgtgttgggctggaaatctctttcattctgccGTTTTGTGATTTcggctgctctagaatttgttttgagttattttttacaggtattttatgggccattggggtagagctagagtagatccatccttctactctgccatcttggccccaccCCAACAAGTAgtaattttaaagattaaaaagtcAGCATAACTGATCCACACATTGAAAAAGCCTGAACATGGTGCAGTGCAGCGCCCACAGCCCTCCCACCTCTTCAGAGAGTTAAATCAGGGTATCTTCTGACATCTCTCCCTTTGTCCCTTGCTTGTCCTTTGTAATTTTGAAACATCAATGTTTTAAAtggctgttctttccatttacagcATGGTAGTCACTGTGTGTCTAGTGCTTTTTTGGCCCTGCTGACTTCCCTGTATGTCAGTTCATAGAGATCTTTCtaggcttccctgacttcctaaTACACATCATTTCTTCAAACACAGTAACATTTCggaccacaatttgtttatctaTTTCTCAATCGATGGATGTCTAATTTGGTTCCAaatcttagctatcacaaaaagtgctagTTTAAACATTTGGTGAATATGAGTACTTATTGATGACTGCTTTGGGGTTATAAACCTAGAaatagaatctctgggtcaaagatcAATCAGTATGTCAATAACaatttaagtacctattatgtgccaggataTTTTAgacactttatttgcataattctaaattgctttccaaaatggttgtactgcTCTATTTGGGGGTAGATTTAGTAGTGGTATAGCTGAGTGCTATCAGGTCTGGCAATTTTGGGGGCATAGTTGTAAAAtactttctagaatggctggaccaatttgCAGTTCTAGCAATAATGCATCAGTTTTCTTATAGCACACCTCCAGTGttcatcaatgtccttcttaaatacCAAGCCTGCAGGAGAGAAATTTGACACAAAGATTTCCCATTtgactatttttctttatattctagGTGGATTGAATTTGTTTGGACAGAAGATTTCCAGTTATATGTTATTGAAATGATCTGTTCTACCTTTTATAATGAACTCTATCCTTTACAGGTTTAAGAACACAACTCTTACCCATAACTGTGAGGGATATCTAGTCTGCTTCTCTtcgaaaatttttttttaatagcatggctctaatattaaggtcacatatccatttccAATATATAGTGAAATATGGTGAAACATGTTGTTCTAaaaggggctgctaggtggcactgcagtggatagcttgctgtgcctggagtcaggaagacttatcttcatgagttcaaatctggtctcagacacctactagctatgtgactccgggcaagtcactttacccttttcttctcagttttctcatgtgtaaaatgagctggagaaggaaatagcaaactgctccagtatctaagccaagaaaactccagtagggttacaaagagttggatacaactgaaataagTCAATAACAACATGTTGGTCCAAGCTTGATTTTTGCCAGACTACTGTCATTTTCccagaagtaatttttttttttaatcaaatagtatAGTGAGTTTTTTCCTAAGTATATTTTCCAGTTCATTAGACTTACTGGATTCCATTGTTTCTGGTTCTACTTGTCTGGTCTGTCCCAGTGATATAACATCTATTTTTTAGCCAGAAGCAAATAGCTGTGATGACTGCTTCCTTTATTCTGTCATTTGAATTCTGGATGTGCTGCTCTCCCTTCATCCCTGCCTCTTTTCATCActtaccttgatattctagagcttatattttttccaaatgaatattattacaactttgaatttttatatgcaagacctcagtttcctgtgaTTTGCCTGGGCTGATAACTTGACCCATCAAGGGTACATAGGTGCTTTTTAGTTACCTTTTTAATTATGGTGGGTCACCTTTCTATTAGCAAATCTTATTCAGTCTTATTAGTCTTTCCAGACTAACATTATTCTCATTGTCAGTGAAACAGAAGTTAATGAGACTGGTCCAGATCTGCCTCCTTTATGCCATCACACACAAGATGGCATGGCCCAGAAGGGCTGGACCCAGAGCTTGACCACTCCTTGGAGAAGTGCTGAGCATTTCATTCCCAATAAGACTATATGtctggtgtgtgtttgtgtcagggaggtgaggaagaagacaTTTCTGAccttgaggagagagaaatcaacCACTGGGGTCTGGCTTTGACCAGGGTCCCAAGTTATGCCCAACACCAGTGAAGACAGGAAGTGCAGCTGGAGCAGCCTTAGTCGAGAGGCTGTCCCCATGCAAAGTTATGGGTCTTCAAGGGATCCATATTCCATGCTACTCTTTCAGGAGACAGCAGGGACTTGCCTGCACTTGCCTGGCAGTAGAATGTGTGAGGGATAGTGTTTCAGTTCCATTTAAGAGACTGGCTGATTCCATGTCTTTTGCCTGAGTTTCTATTAATGAAGTGACCCACACCTGAGCAATTTGGGAATTTTTAAGACTGGTGGGGACATCAATCCTCACTGACCCCCTCCCCCTTCACCACAGTACCATTTGGCTCCTACTGTGTGTGAATGCAGAGATGAGAAGACTACAaggattcccctcccccccaccagcTACCTTCCAATTTGCCCTCTCCAAGCCAAGCTCTCCCAATAAAATgggaaaacattttctttttccaatttcccTTCTCACTAAACAGATTTCTACAGCACTTGGCTGTCCTGAGGCATTTCAcagtcactttttcttttctttcttgaaacCCTTCTGTGAGGTAGGTTGGGCAGGCTTTATCTCCACCTTCCCTTGCCTCCTTTATAGAGGAAAttcagtgatttgttcaaggtggTGACCCTCATGAGTAGCAGAAGGCTACTGGCCTCCATAGCTCTGTAGGTCTACAGAGTGTTTgtaggggcggggggggggggggaacggtAGCATGTAAGTATTGGGGACCCCCTTAGCAATGTGCTGAACATGTCAATCACTgaaaagatcaaaatgaataTTGCCTCTGAATTGTATTGTGTTAATTTCACCATGTAATTGATTTTTATGCTATATAGAGTTTTAGTATCTGCGTGAATCCACCTTTCAATGTCCTTGAGTTAAGCTCAGGAATTAGCTTTCCCTCAGAGTTCATTTAAAGGTATAAGTAAAAGAAAAGTTATCACTCATACTGTTAGTGTGGGTTCCACACATGTCCAATCTGAGCCGAAGGACCTGGCCCCCTTTAATGAATGGGACCTCAGACCTTCCTCACAATGAGAGGCCCCCTTTCTCCAGGGACTTGGTTTTATAGTGTTTGATAGCTAGAGGACACAGACAAGGCACACTGAAATACACAATCTTATTGGTTAACAGACGAATACCTCGACCCTCTAGGAGAACTTACAGTGCAACCTAGGGTCGATGGACTGGTAGAAAGGGTCATGAGATATTGGTCATAGGATGGGTGAGGCAAGGGTCACCCCTTAGTCAAGTGGTCATATCTGTTTCCCCCATAACAGGCAATAAGAAAGATGGATAAAACAAGTTGGGAGGCTTTCCATGTCATTAGATCATCTCCATGACGCAGGgcttgatgatgatgattaggCAACAGGGGAGAGGTCCTCCAGTTAGGTTTCTGTGGTTAAGCAAGTGAACTTTGTAACTTGTGGTTTAATTCTAATTGAGCAAGTGAACTCATAACTTGTGGTTTAAAGTTTGGGGGCTTAATATAAGAAATTATCTAAACTTACCTAATTATTCCTCAAAGTTATGTAAAATACACCCTAACATTACTTGATTAGATGCACTACATGTATATTAATAGACAAGCGCAATGTAAGTGACCGCTACCCGTATGGAATCCCGATGAAGTGCATAACACCAATTGAAATAAAATAGGGATTAAATGATTCATTTGGTAATTAGCCCCTGGGACATCTGCTTGTTGTCTTGAAGCCTGGTGCCATGGATCTCCTTGCCTGTCCTGGTGCAATTAGGGGAGATCTGTTCTTCCAGAGAACAGCAAGTCTGCCAGTTTTGATCCCCTAACATAGACTACATGATGAAAATGGATCCCATAGAACAATGGATGTTCCTTAACTGTCAGAGAGGGATGAGTGTAGCCTCATCTAAATGCCACCTTGCTTTTCTTAGTATAGCCAGCTGTCTTGTTCCATGACTACCAAGACACTCTTCTTTGTTGTGTGTCAATAAAGAGGGTATCCCCCTTCTCAGAGGAGTCACTGAGGTGGACTGCTTTCTTAACTGTTTTGGACATCACTGTTAATAACTCATTTTGCTCAGATTATGTACCTCAGTTTGCCTTTATCAAATTTACTTGtaaatttgcatctctctctttctttggctttctctttttttctgtctgtctctctcataagAGAGACATTTGTCCACCACTGGAGGTGTCTATGCAGaagctgaatgaccatttgtaAGGAGTAATTGTGTGGGGTAGGTTCAAATTGGATTCAAGGCCCTTGAGACCCCACCaaactcagagattctgtgaatctgactttcaaaacagaaatgaaaaagacaacTACTTGGCTTCTGTTGACGCTATCACAAGACAAACATGCCCAACAGACAACAACTGAAGCCTGGATGCAAGAGGCCCAAAGCCTCTTCTGCCACCCCTACCCCAGAAGGAACAATCTATCCATCAACTAACAGGACTGAGTCAAACCCAACTGAGAGCCAAGCTCCTATGGCCATCAAGCCGGGAGATggaaaatgggggaaggaggaggaggaggaggaggcagggctTTTAGATGGGCAGTGCTGACCCATCTGATGAACACGGACAGAGGAGCTGAGGGCTCTGAGCAGAGACCTCCTGGGCTGGCAAAGCCCTAGGAGAACATTCAGCCCAAGCCAGACCAGGGCCAGAAGCCCCTCCACAACACACAGACCCTGTACAAAGCCCCAACCCCCACATCAGGCAGTCTATTCCACTTTAGATGATGGTTGGAATTGCTAGGAAAGTCTTGCGACATCAAGGCCAGATTTTTCTGCCCATCATTCTAGGACAGAGGATCAACTTTTTCCATTACAAGATGGCCTCCATCTAGTAGGAGCTcttgagagaggggaagggggctTTCTTGGACCTCAGGAAACTCACTGCTAAACTGTTGGGACCTAATTTGAGGTCAGTACGAGGGGAACCAGGGCCACCTGGGTGAGCCTGAGTcagggagtgagggggagaaatCAGACAAGATGACAAGCAGAGGCATCAGCAGCCAGGGGCAGTTGCAAAGACAGCATTTAAAAGGACTTGGGAGGCTGGAGAGCCCCTGGTCCCACACGCTCAGGATTCTGCTCCAACTGTAGGGAGAGCCAAGGCCCTGAGAAAGGCTCCAGGGGCAGCTCTGTGGAGGACAGGGCTCGGGAACCCCAAGGGCAACGAGGCCACTCTCCTCCTGGGTGTGCTCTTCACATCATGGGGTAGGCGATGACAAAATAGTTAAACTCTGTATCGATCAGGTCTCTGTACTTTCGGTAAATGTCCCGCAACATTCTGTCCTCTTCATTTGTCTCATATCTGTTTGTATAAATCCTCACCTGGACCAACATGGaaatcccaccccaccccacataCACAGTGACTGTGGGATCCTTACATAGGTAATCAGTGAAATAAAAGTCCAGTCAGTAAGAATAACCACCTTCCCCCCAAAGATCAATGGGCAGATTAAGTGGAAATCTCAACACCTTCTCAAAGGTGGCAAAGTCCCACCCCTTCACTGTGCCAAGGAAAAACAAAGGGACAGGAGCTGGTGCAAAGTCAGTCAGCTAGTGAGAGGCAAAGTGGAACTCGCACCCAGGTTCCTCCTTTCACTCTGCTCctctccatctatccattcatcatCTCAGCAGCCACTGACTCTGCCACTCAGATGACTGCTGACCTGACTAAGGGACCATCAGCCCTGTAGGCCGAGGCATTGTGGGATATGGCACCTGGTCAGGAGGCCGGGGTCCCCGGGGGACTGGCTACCTTGAGTGTGCGAAGCATGCATTTGCCCTCTTCCTGACTCTGCAGGATTCTCTCCACAAACTTGACATCCAGGAAAGCCCAGATTTTGAAGTAAAATAACTTCTCACAGGACAAGATGAGATGGAGAAGCTCCTCATCCAAGGACTCGTGGTTGTTGTTGAATTCAAAAGTTAATTTCTGGGAAAGGATCAGACAGAAAAGGAACCAGAGCTCATATGGAAGAGGGGGAGCTGGGAGTCCTCTGCTACCCCCTCACCACCATTTGAGACTGTGCAGAAGAAGGGCCTCAGGCACCCACCCTCCTGGCACCTTGGCCACCTCATACCTGAGCAGAGACCACAGAGGCAATTGGCAAGGAAACTATGCCCATATCTGTCCATAAGCAACATGACCAGGAACAGCATGGAGCTAGAGACAAACGGGGGTAGGGCAGGGCTGTGCCATGGGCATCAAAGACCCCAGGCCAGAACTAAACAAGGAAGGTCATGTGGAGAGCAAGGAGCTAAGCCTGGAGAGCCGTGGCTACCAAGCATCAGTCAGTGCTAAAAGAGCTGGGGCAATTGGGACATCTTGAACAAGGCAGCCCAGATCCTGGCTGCCATTTACCTCAGGATCATTAGGACCCTCAGGACACAGAGTTCAAGGCCTAACTTacagtctttttctccttttcaattcTTGCCCTCTTCCAGAAGACTGGAACATACATCTTGATGCTCCTCCAAGTTCTCAGACTTCCCGCTTCCCCAATCTACCTAGTTCTAATGACCTCTTGGCCCTCCACTCAGCTGCACTTGGAGATGGTCCCACCCTTGACCAGGCCACCTCCCACAAGTGTTCCATTTTTCCATGTTCTCGAACACTGAAATTTCTGTATCTAGGTATAATCTTTTATCATTGTGTCTTTCCTTGTGCCCCACCCCATTTTTGTTCTTGTCATAACCTCTGTTCCCTTCATGCTCCCCCAGACCATCACCCTACGTGTGCTGCCTATACACTCCTTCTCACTCTCTCAACTGCTTTGTGAACCAACTCCACCCTCAGCTGTCCTGTATTACTGAATCTCTGGCCTTCTCGTCCTCTCTAGTTATGACTGTCTCAACCCCAACTTTGACTGTTATCACTGCCTGCCTGCTCCCCTGTTCAGATGCTGACTCGCAGAGCCAGGGAAAATTGTGCACCCTTTGTGGGTTGTGTTGCTGGCATGTCTGTTTTCTAATCCCAGATGAGTCTTTACTGCAGTAGGCTAAGTACCTTCTGCCTCCCTAATCAATTCCCTAGCCCATGCAACATCCTAGCATCTCCTTCCCCTGCTCTCTTAGCTGAGAACTTCACTTCAAATATCACAGAAAATGGAGGCCAGTCTCTGAaagcttccttttctttcctcctcacctcccatAAACTCCAATGTCTTCCACCACTGGTATTTCTAATGATGAGGTGACTCTTCTTCTAGTTAAGTTCTCTATATGCATCCTTACTCCCATTACATCTTTTCTTCTAGcagattctcttctctctctctctctctctctctctctctctctctctctctctctctctctctctctctctctctctcttccccctccccctctctccttcctttctctcatctctaCCCTCTCCCTGTCCCCTGGCTCCTTCCTTGTTCCTTGCAAACATGCCAATGTACTCCCTTCTCGTTGTTAAAAGCAACCAGAACAAGAAACCTTtgcttgatccatccatccctacCAGCCATATTCCcgtctttctcttccccttccccggGAAGGGAGCCTCCTTACCTACCTGCAGCGTGTGGCGGTAGGTAGGCAGCAGGTCAGTGAGGGTGGGCCGCATAGACCAGTCGGGATCACTGAAGTAGCAGCTTCTCAGGCTGACGCTTCGGACGGGAATCTCTTGCAGAAGGATTCGGGTCAGACGCTCGTGCTTCATGACCCGCTCGAAGAAGAAGTTGACCTTCAGGTTGGCGGCGTGCTTGGCCAGCTTGGCCCACGACATGCCCCAGATCACCTGGCCGTGGGGGTCGTGAATGTGGCATTTGATGTTGATGGTCCACAGGGAGCTGGCATTGTTCTCCCCCAGGGTCTCCAGCAGCTCGTCCGAAATGCAGTTATAGTTGAGGGTCAGGACCACCAGGCTCCGGAACATGGCCATGGTCTGGTTGAACTGGGGGCTGCTGTAGACGGCCAGGTGGTGGCTGAAGTAGTCTTCCAGGTTGAGCTCCGAGGCGAAGCTCTCGCTGCGCAGGTGGCTCAGGGAGCTGAGCACGTGGCAGCCCTGCTCCACGGCCAGCCGCGCCCCCTTCAGATTCAGGTAGTCCAGGTGCTTGCTCACCTTCTTGAGAAAGAAGCTCAAGCTCTTGATGAAGGACGTGCGAATGCTGCTCCTCCAC
This genomic interval carries:
- the FBXO39 gene encoding F-box only protein 39 isoform X1 — translated: MRLDQGPDHGDGMRRSKEPSDSLSPLGDLLPPPPPWNTPPDFPMDEESDLIQNHEQSCWASLPDVCLRRVFWWLGDRDRSRAALVCRKWNQTMYSADLWRCRTITFSGRPSRSHASEFESALWYVKKFGRYLEHLEIKFLNPYNAVLTKKFQVTMRGLLSCLGKSNSRLKSLSIQHLELDRLVWRSSIRTSFIKSLSFFLKKVSKHLDYLNLKGARLAVEQGCHVLSSLSHLRSESFASELNLEDYFSHHLAVYSSPQFNQTMAMFRSLVVLTLNYNCISDELLETLGENNASSLWTINIKCHIHDPHGQVIWGMSWAKLAKHAANLKVNFFFERVMKHERLTRILLQEIPVRSVSLRSCYFSDPDWSMRPTLTDLLPTYRHTLQKLTFEFNNNHESLDEELLHLILSCEKLFYFKIWAFLDVKFVERILQSQEEGKCMLRTLKVRIYTNRYETNEEDRMLRDIYRKYRDLIDTEFNYFVIAYPMM
- the FBXO39 gene encoding F-box only protein 39 isoform X3 gives rise to the protein MRLDQGPDHGDGMRRSKEPSDSLSPLGDLLPPPPPWNTPPDFPMDEESDLIQNHEQSCWASLPDVCLRRVFWWLGDRDRSRAALVCRKWNQTMYSADLWRCRTITFSGRPSRSHASEFESALWYVKKFGRYLEHLEIKFLNPYNAVLTKKFQVTMRGLLSCLGKSNSRLKSLSIQHLELDRLVWRSSIRTSFIKSLSFFLKKVSKHLDYLNLKGARLAVEQGCHVLSSLSHLRSESFASELNLEDYFSHHLAVYSSPQFNQTMAMFRSLVVLTLNYNCISDELLETLGENNASSLWTINIKCHIHDPHGQVIWGMSWAKLAKHAANLKVNFFFERVMKHERLTRILLQEIPVRSVSLRSCYFSDPDWSMRPTLTDLLPTYRHTLQVEINF
- the FBXO39 gene encoding F-box only protein 39 isoform X2 encodes the protein MDEESDLIQNHEQSCWASLPDVCLRRVFWWLGDRDRSRAALVCRKWNQTMYSADLWRCRTITFSGRPSRSHASEFESALWYVKKFGRYLEHLEIKFLNPYNAVLTKKFQVTMRGLLSCLGKSNSRLKSLSIQHLELDRLVWRSSIRTSFIKSLSFFLKKVSKHLDYLNLKGARLAVEQGCHVLSSLSHLRSESFASELNLEDYFSHHLAVYSSPQFNQTMAMFRSLVVLTLNYNCISDELLETLGENNASSLWTINIKCHIHDPHGQVIWGMSWAKLAKHAANLKVNFFFERVMKHERLTRILLQEIPVRSVSLRSCYFSDPDWSMRPTLTDLLPTYRHTLQKLTFEFNNNHESLDEELLHLILSCEKLFYFKIWAFLDVKFVERILQSQEEGKCMLRTLKVRIYTNRYETNEEDRMLRDIYRKYRDLIDTEFNYFVIAYPMM